A DNA window from Argiope bruennichi chromosome X2, qqArgBrue1.1, whole genome shotgun sequence contains the following coding sequences:
- the LOC129960221 gene encoding uncharacterized protein LOC129960221: MGPVSRLCLLHGILIAVIFHSQADDDIATEKRYVAALAKNDRLPKFITAQKKDSNEVSPTEDSSSYGNSEIQMGYPNFILSENKRNIGAFFESRGRPSFASINRNDPSESSGDTSSMEAKRNVATLARLGRLNAIRYGRLQSRLVGAKRINNDQNTLVKGTNNEDNDIDIIGEIDCHDGDEEQVVELTPNWQKKRYVAALARSGRLPIWHSQRMWGAGKRDDSYPYGDDSRYNGDNDEIDNTIDETASVTPKYKRCKKVYGFEPQKRNIAALAKNGRLPFNAYQDDKRNIQAMARNGNLRFRSNQDEKRNIQAMARNGNLRFNSNQDDKRNVQAMARNGNLPFRSNQDEKRNIQAMARNGNLRFNSNQDDKRNVQAMARNGNLPFRSNQDEKRNIQAMARNGNLRFNSNQDDKRNVQAMARNGKLPSYSSVDEKRNVQAMARNGKLPSSASQADKRNIQAMARNGKLPSFNYQDGKRNVQAMARNGKLPSFSYQDGKRNVQALARNGNLPFTKNQDEKRNIQSMARKGLLSSFSAQDGKRNVQAMARNGYLPFTKTEEDKRNIQSMARNGYLLFTKTEEDKRNIQSMARNGHLPFTKTEEDKRNIQSLARNGYLPFTKTEEDKRNIQSMARNGYLPFTKTEEDKRNIQSLARNGYLPFTKTEDDKRNIQSMARNGKLLYNSYGNEKRNIQAMARSGKLLFSSYPNGKRSEEDSEWDESVAEGDFHEDKRNLAALARKGKLPFSNMKRNLAAMARNGKLPFNNYPNMKREDDESIWEDNTSSSEMQEDKRNIAALARNGKLPGQSYRENKRNIAALARNGKLPAFNEDGKRNIGSLARKGMLPVSI, from the coding sequence gtaATATTTCATTCTCAGGCAGATGATGACATCGCCACAGAGAAGAGATACGTTGCCGCACTTGCGAAAAATGACCGATTGCCAAAGTTCATAACTGCTCAGAAAAAAGATTCCAACGAAGTATCTCCTACAGAAGATTCATCTTCATATGGAAACAGTGAAATACAGATGGGAtatccaaattttattctttcagagaATAAGAGAAACATCGGAGCGTTTTTTGAATCTCGAGGAAGGCCAAGTTTTGCATCAATCAATCGAAATGATCCCAGTGAATCCAGTGGAGACACTTCCAGTATGGAGGCAAAAAGAAACGTGGCGACATTAGCTCGACTTGGAAGATTAAATGCCATTCGATATGGACGGTTGCAGTCCAGACTAGTTGGTGCCAAAAGAATCAATAACGATCAAAATACTCTTGTCAAAGGAACCAATAATGAGGATAATGATATTGATATTATAGGTGAAATAGACTGTCATGATGGTGATGAGGAGCAAGTAGTTGAATTGACTCCGAATTGGCAGAAGAAACGCTATGTTGCAGCCTTAGCAAGGTCAGGTAGGCTACCCATATGGCACTCACAGAGGATGTGGGGTGCTGGTAAAAGGGATGATTCATATCCTTACGGAGACGACTCCAGATATAATGGCGACAATGATGAAATCGATAATACTATTGATGAAACAGCCAGTGTGACACCAAAGTACAAAAGGTGCAAGAAAGTCTATGGATTTGAACCACAGAAGCGCAATATTGCAGCGTTGGCTAAAAATGGCAGGCTACCTTTTAATGCTTACCAAGACGATAAGCGAAACATACAAGCAATGGCTCGGAATGGAAATTTACGTTTCCGCAGTAATCAAGATGAGAAACGCAATATACAGGCAATGGCCCGAAATGGAAATTTACGGTTCAATAGTAATCAAGATGATAAGCGAAATGTACAGGCCATGGCTCGCAATGGAAATTTACCTTTCCGTAGTAACCAAGATGAGAAACGCAATATACAGGCAATGGCCCGGAATGGAAATTTACGGTTCAATAGTAATCAAGATGATAAGCGAAATGTACAGGCCATGGCTCGCAATGGAAATTTACCTTTCCGTAGTAACCAAGATGAGAAACGCAATATACAGGCAATGGCCCGGAATGGAAATTTACGGTTCAATAGTAATCAAGATGATAAGCGAAATGTACAAGCCATGGCTCGGAATGGAAAACTACCTTCCTATAGCAGTGTAGATGAAAAACGAAATGTTCAAGCAATGGCTCGAAACGGAAAGCTGCCTTCCTCCGCTTCCCAAGCTGATAAAAGGAATATACAGGCTATGGCTCGAAATGGTAAACTGCCTTCCTTCAATTATCAAGATGGCAAAAGAAATGTACAGGCTATGGCTCGAAATGGTAAACTTCCTTCCTTCAGTTATCAAGATGGCAAAAGAAATGTACAGGCTTTGGCTAGAAACGGAAACTTGCCTTTTACAAAAAATCAAGATGAAAAACGTAACATTCAGTCCATGGCTCGAAAGGGATTACTATCCTCCTTTAGTGCTCAAGATGGAAAGCGAAATGTACAAGCTATGGCTCGAAATGGATATCTGCCTTTCACTAAGACCGAAGAGGACAAACGCAATATACAATCCATGGCTCGAAATGGATATCTGCTTTTCACTAAGACCGAAGAGGACAAACGAAATATACAATCCATGGCTCGAAATGGACATCTGCCTTTCACTAAGACCGAAGAGGACAAACGCAATATACAATCCTTGGCTCGAAATGGATATCTGCCTTTCACTAAGACCGAAGAGGATAAACGCAATATACAATCCATGGCTCGAAATGGATATCTGCCTTTCACTAAGACCGAAGAGGACAAACGAAATATACAATCCTTGGCTCGAAATGGATATCTGCCTTTCACTAAGACCGAAGATGATAAACGCAATATACAGTCCATGGCACGAAATGGGAAGCTGCTCTACAATAGCTATGGCAATGAAAAACGCAATATACAGGCTATGGCTAGAAGTGGAAAATTGCTCTTCAGTTCGTATCCGAATGGTAAACGGAGTGAAGAAGATTCTGAATGGGATGAAAGCGTAGCAGAAGGCGATTTTCATGAGGATAAACGCAACCTTGCTGCTTTAGCTCGAAAAGGTAAATTGCCATTCAGCAATATGAAGAGAAATTTAGCTGCAATGGCTCGAAACGGAAAACTTCCTTTCAACAACTATCCAAACATGAAACGAGAAGATGATGAATCGATATGGGAAGATAACACATCTTCAAGTGAAATGcaagaagataaaagaaatatcgCAGCATTGGCTCGGAATGGAAAATTGCCGGGACAAAGTTATCGAGAAAATAAACGCAACATTGCTGCTTTGGCTCGTAATGGGAAGTTACCGGCTTTTAACGAAGATGGTAAACGCAACATAGGATCTTTAGCACGGAAAGGAATGCTTCCAGTTTCAATATAA